The DNA segment GCGGTTAGCCGTGATAAATCGGTCATTGGTTTTGATGTTGATATGGCTCAGGCTATGGCCGGCGCAATGAAAGTCAAACTGGAAATTGTCGAAATGCCTTTTGGCGAATTACAGGCTGCGGTTAAAAGCGGCAAGGTCGATATGGTACTTTCCGGCATGGCGATTACCCCCGAACGCAGCCAGGCAGTTACCTTTGTCGGGCCTTATATGATGTCAGGCAAGTCCATGCTGGTTAGCGCGGCCACTCAAGCTAAAGTTAAAACGGGCGCTGACTTTAACAAATCCGGTATCACTTTGGTGGCACTGGAAAATTCTACCAGCGAAACCTTTGTGCAGCGTAAATTACCCAACGCCAACTACAAGGCAATCAGTAATTACGAAGAAGGATTAAAAATGATTGCTGCCGGTGATGCCGATGCCATGGTAGCTGATATGCCAGCGTGTAAACTGGCGGTATTGCGCAACCCCGGTGCAGGTCTGGCCGTACTTCCGCCTCTGTCTGTTGAGCCAGTCGGTATTGCGATAGCCAGCAACGATGCACAGTTTCAAAACCTGGTTCGCAATTACCTGAATATGTTTGAAAAAACCGGCTTGACTGCGCAGCTGCGCAAGAAGTGGTTTGAGAATGATAGCTGGATTGCAGCGCTACCCTAAGTAGTGATGATCCCGCACAAAAAAGCCCCGATACAATCGGGGCTTTTTTTTATGCGTATCGTCAGTAATTATCTCTGCAATCAGAACTGGCGATTACTACTAAAACGTTGAATTAACTTATCAACCACCCCGTCGGTGACATAAGATGCCGCCAGCCCCAGTTTTTCTTGCAGGGTTTTCTTGGCTTCAAAACTCACCGAGTAGATATTGCTATCGTGACGACGTGACATGAGATACTCATCACTGGTCTGGATATCATCGATTAAGTGATTTTCCAGTGCCCGCTTGCCGTACCAGATTTCACCGGTAGCCACTTCAGCAATATTGACCTGTGGACGATGCT comes from the Oceanicoccus sagamiensis genome and includes:
- a CDS encoding transporter substrate-binding domain-containing protein is translated as MFKFLNSFKPLSIAFAGLLALCLSSAAVAGSPTLDRVIKSGVLKAAMSGDQPPFNAVSRDKSVIGFDVDMAQAMAGAMKVKLEIVEMPFGELQAAVKSGKVDMVLSGMAITPERSQAVTFVGPYMMSGKSMLVSAATQAKVKTGADFNKSGITLVALENSTSETFVQRKLPNANYKAISNYEEGLKMIAAGDADAMVADMPACKLAVLRNPGAGLAVLPPLSVEPVGIAIASNDAQFQNLVRNYLNMFEKTGLTAQLRKKWFENDSWIAALP